Proteins from one Dysgonomonas sp. HDW5A genomic window:
- a CDS encoding DUF6377 domain-containing protein → MKKLALVFCFILSYTLLYASSQDGSSTDELDKLIEKRDLYIQQKEDRINSLKKELSKLSDNTEKLEYYNSLFNEYKSYKYDSAYVYAHKCLDIAYLLKDSCKIIDAKEHIAFCYLSSGLFKEASDIINSVDINNACEDVKKNYYTLLARLYFDMADYNNVEPFKSQYISEGNRYCDSAIVYTPQNSPELWSIKGLKLMQLRDFNGAIDMFLPLAESSKGVDDHTYAIAASSLGFIYEELRDKQKAIHYMIEASIGDIKSATKETVALRNLANLLYETGDVHKANKYVRLAMEDANLYNARHRKISISSILPIIEKERFEMVEKQRNILIGSVLIISLLFLLLLGTTIIIYKQVKKLRLARHTIQEQNKKLLSTNSKLMEANKIKDEYITQSIYGDSEYIDRIEHIYKIVNRKIVARQYEDIRSFLKESDLRKERENMYSSFDQTFLKLFPDFVEEYKKLFLADDILDMDISKGLTPEIRIFALIRLGIHDSERIAKFLNYSVNTINTYKTKVKNKSIIANELFEQKIMEIKTVQTN, encoded by the coding sequence ATGAAGAAGCTGGCTCTTGTCTTTTGCTTTATATTGTCATACACCTTATTGTATGCATCATCCCAAGATGGTTCATCAACTGATGAGTTGGATAAACTTATCGAGAAAAGAGACTTATACATACAGCAAAAAGAAGACCGGATAAATTCTCTCAAAAAAGAATTATCAAAGCTATCGGATAATACCGAAAAACTGGAGTATTACAATTCTCTTTTTAATGAATACAAATCATATAAATATGACTCCGCCTATGTATATGCTCATAAGTGCCTCGATATTGCCTACCTTCTGAAAGACTCCTGCAAAATTATCGATGCAAAAGAGCATATTGCTTTTTGCTATCTCTCGTCGGGGCTTTTTAAAGAAGCATCTGACATCATAAACTCAGTAGATATAAATAATGCATGTGAGGATGTAAAGAAAAATTATTATACGCTCCTTGCCAGACTTTATTTTGATATGGCGGATTATAATAATGTCGAACCCTTCAAAAGCCAATATATATCCGAGGGCAACAGATACTGCGATTCGGCAATTGTGTATACCCCTCAGAATTCACCCGAATTATGGTCTATAAAGGGTTTGAAATTAATGCAGCTCCGTGACTTTAATGGAGCAATAGATATGTTTCTCCCATTAGCTGAGTCATCTAAAGGTGTAGATGATCATACTTATGCCATTGCAGCATCCAGTCTAGGATTTATATACGAGGAATTGCGAGATAAGCAAAAGGCAATACATTATATGATAGAGGCTTCTATAGGCGATATCAAATCGGCAACCAAAGAAACCGTTGCTCTCCGCAACCTTGCCAACCTGCTATATGAAACAGGAGACGTCCATAAAGCCAATAAATATGTCCGTCTGGCAATGGAAGATGCAAACCTGTATAATGCACGCCACCGAAAAATATCAATCAGTTCCATACTTCCTATCATTGAGAAAGAACGGTTCGAAATGGTTGAGAAACAGCGGAATATATTGATAGGCTCTGTTCTTATTATATCACTCCTGTTTTTATTACTGTTAGGTACTACCATCATTATATACAAGCAGGTAAAAAAACTACGACTGGCACGTCATACCATTCAGGAACAAAACAAAAAGCTTCTATCTACTAACTCTAAACTGATGGAGGCTAACAAAATAAAAGATGAATATATTACTCAATCTATCTACGGTGATTCAGAATATATTGATCGTATAGAACACATATACAAGATTGTAAACCGTAAGATAGTTGCCCGTCAGTACGAAGACATACGCTCTTTTCTAAAAGAATCTGACCTTCGAAAAGAACGTGAGAATATGTATTCATCGTTCGATCAAACTTTCCTTAAACTGTTCCCTGACTTTGTGGAGGAATACAAGAAACTCTTTTTAGCTGACGATATACTCGATATGGATATATCTAAAGGATTGACCCCTGAGATACGCATTTTCGCACTTATCCGTTTGGGTATACACGATAGCGAACGTATTGCCAAATTCCTCAATTACTCGGTAAATACAATTAATACTTATAAGACCAAAGTAAAAAATAAATCCATTATAGCCAATGAGCTTTTTGAGCAAAAAATAATGGAGATAAAAACTGTTCAAACAAACTAA
- a CDS encoding RagB/SusD family nutrient uptake outer membrane protein — MKTKILSILVLTAFFSTSCTDLDEKLYDKVTTDDYGKTAAEIQTIVGGAYATLRGFNDSDKGGTICYPTCEYVFFLEECASDEATIPTRGTDWYDGGRYQQIQYHTWNASNIMILSAWKYCYQGIANVNSIIYQVDKSNLTEDDKAIVKAELRGIRAYYYYQLLDQFGSVPIVTSFEESELPAKSSRADVFKFVEDELKDILDKLPSAIRYGAFTQNVANSLLARLYLNAEVYTGTPRWQDCINASEKVTGYILESDYFTSFKTKNETSREIIFAIPYDHKVGTVGNYLASMTFHYNQRFAFSTTGAYPWCGNGISAQPGLYSSFDENDVRRGSLLIGEQKNLATGATIMMDNGNPLIYTEEFTKYTNALQNEGARLFKYQIQADDQWERDNDWVLIRYAEILMMKAEANFRLGFTANALIYVNEIRNRAGLPSLTTLTLESLDTEWKHEFVFEGLRRTTNIRFGTFFQPWWEKGATPRYRGVYPIPQTVLDLNPNLKQNPDYN, encoded by the coding sequence ATGAAAACAAAAATATTATCCATATTAGTATTGACAGCCTTTTTCTCTACATCGTGTACCGATCTTGATGAAAAGCTGTATGACAAAGTTACAACTGACGATTATGGTAAAACGGCAGCCGAAATACAGACTATTGTAGGTGGAGCATACGCCACATTAAGAGGATTCAACGATTCGGACAAAGGGGGTACTATCTGTTATCCGACTTGCGAATATGTATTCTTCTTGGAAGAATGTGCTTCGGATGAAGCGACTATCCCCACTCGTGGAACCGACTGGTATGATGGCGGACGCTATCAGCAGATACAATATCACACTTGGAATGCAAGTAACATCATGATACTTAGTGCATGGAAATACTGTTATCAAGGTATAGCCAACGTAAACTCGATTATTTATCAGGTAGATAAATCGAACCTGACTGAGGATGATAAAGCTATCGTGAAAGCCGAGCTTAGAGGTATACGCGCCTATTATTACTATCAATTATTAGATCAGTTTGGTAGTGTGCCTATCGTAACCAGCTTCGAAGAATCGGAATTACCTGCTAAATCGTCTCGTGCCGATGTATTCAAATTTGTAGAAGATGAATTGAAAGATATTCTGGATAAACTGCCTTCGGCTATCCGTTACGGTGCTTTCACTCAGAATGTAGCCAACAGTCTTTTAGCACGTTTGTATCTGAATGCAGAAGTATATACAGGTACACCACGCTGGCAGGATTGTATCAATGCAAGTGAAAAGGTGACAGGTTATATTCTTGAATCGGATTATTTCACTAGTTTCAAAACTAAGAACGAAACTTCACGTGAGATTATTTTCGCTATTCCTTACGATCATAAAGTGGGGACAGTAGGTAATTATCTGGCTTCAATGACTTTTCATTACAATCAACGGTTTGCATTCTCTACAACAGGAGCATATCCTTGGTGTGGTAACGGTATCAGCGCTCAACCGGGCTTATACTCGTCATTTGACGAAAACGACGTAAGACGTGGGTCTCTGCTTATCGGTGAACAAAAGAACCTTGCAACGGGTGCTACTATTATGATGGACAACGGTAATCCTTTGATTTATACCGAAGAATTCACCAAATATACCAATGCCCTACAGAATGAAGGAGCACGCCTCTTCAAATATCAGATACAAGCCGACGATCAGTGGGAACGTGACAATGATTGGGTATTGATCCGTTATGCGGAAATACTGATGATGAAAGCTGAAGCAAACTTCCGATTAGGATTTACAGCCAATGCTCTCATCTATGTAAATGAAATACGTAACCGGGCAGGGCTTCCGAGCCTTACGACTCTTACTCTTGAAAGTCTGGATACTGAATGGAAACATGAGTTTGTCTTCGAAGGTCTTCGACGTACAACCAATATCCGTTTCGGAACATTCTTCCAACCTTGGTGGGAAAAAGGGGCAACTCCTCGATACAGAGGCGTATATCCGATTCCTCAAACTGTGTTGGATTTGAATCCTAATCTGAAACAAAATCCTGACTATAATTAA
- a CDS encoding glycoside hydrolase family 71/99-like protein — MKKTPFITLCLIPLFIFSNCGRDDLPIIKEKPVEEFSPVSVTKTNPMKLYVHYMPWFESKASNNGTWGQHWTMANKNPDNTDANGKREIASHYYPLIGPYASGDENVIEYHLLLMKYSGVDGILIDWNGTRNLYDYPSIKNNTEAIVKVLDKVGLNFAIVYEDQSLREGLQDAEKITQAKADMKYLESTFFSKENYIKINNKPLLMVFGPQEIKKPADWSSIFSVLKTKPTFLTLYAHSAGTANEGNIKNAEGEYIWVDATPMETKYAGKDVLMGGAYPGFDDFYKEGGWGESVLADIDYANGATFKNLLAMAKDKKADYLQLITWNDFGEGTMIEPTQEFKYSYLTELQGFAGVSYNVSVLENIYKLHSLRETYKNDVKKLRTLNQAFYYFVSLQNDKAKGLIEEVEATK; from the coding sequence ATGAAAAAAACACCATTTATAACACTTTGCCTCATCCCGCTATTTATATTCAGCAATTGCGGAAGGGATGATTTACCTATCATAAAGGAAAAACCGGTAGAGGAATTTAGTCCAGTCAGCGTAACCAAGACCAATCCGATGAAACTGTATGTACATTATATGCCTTGGTTTGAAAGCAAAGCTTCCAATAATGGTACATGGGGACAGCATTGGACTATGGCAAATAAAAATCCCGATAACACTGATGCTAACGGCAAACGTGAGATAGCATCGCACTATTATCCGCTTATCGGACCTTATGCTTCGGGAGACGAAAATGTAATTGAATACCATCTTCTATTGATGAAATATTCGGGAGTAGACGGTATATTGATCGATTGGAACGGTACTCGCAATTTATATGATTATCCGTCTATAAAAAACAATACCGAAGCTATTGTAAAAGTACTGGACAAGGTCGGGTTAAATTTTGCAATTGTATACGAAGATCAATCTCTTAGAGAAGGGTTACAGGATGCCGAGAAAATAACTCAAGCCAAAGCCGATATGAAATATCTGGAGAGTACTTTTTTCAGTAAGGAGAATTATATCAAAATCAATAATAAGCCTCTATTGATGGTATTCGGCCCTCAGGAAATAAAAAAGCCTGCCGATTGGAGTTCGATATTTTCGGTATTAAAAACGAAACCTACTTTCCTTACACTGTATGCACACTCGGCTGGTACAGCTAATGAGGGCAATATCAAAAATGCAGAAGGCGAATATATTTGGGTAGACGCAACTCCGATGGAAACTAAGTATGCAGGTAAAGATGTATTGATGGGTGGAGCATATCCCGGATTTGATGATTTCTACAAAGAAGGTGGTTGGGGCGAAAGTGTACTGGCAGATATTGATTATGCGAATGGAGCAACATTCAAAAATCTGTTAGCAATGGCAAAGGATAAAAAGGCCGATTATCTGCAACTCATCACATGGAACGATTTTGGCGAAGGCACAATGATAGAACCTACCCAAGAATTCAAATACAGTTACCTGACCGAATTGCAAGGCTTTGCTGGTGTATCTTATAATGTATCGGTTCTGGAAAATATTTACAAGTTGCATTCTTTGAGAGAGACTTATAAGAATGATGTCAAGAAGCTAAGAACGCTGAATCAAGCCTTTTACTATTTCGTTTCATTGCAAAATGATAAGGCAAAAGGTTTGATTGAGGAGGTTGAAGCTACAAAGTAA
- a CDS encoding DUF5004 domain-containing protein, producing MRTLKYLYVFLLMVAVLPFVSCNDTDDGSFVAPITIYEKINGNWAVTSLKQIDEVAKANAQTPTEMTLTDQFGFSTFTINLNVDTNNEPTNYLIGGTAPKFFPTEGYWSLEYPFQNTDGSASIINLYSDAAKTIQVAQLSVTSMPSTNKVLELKFSRKAKGVTFVSYVYQLSPAQQ from the coding sequence ATGAGAACATTAAAGTATTTGTATGTCTTTCTGCTAATGGTTGCCGTACTTCCCTTTGTGTCGTGCAACGATACGGACGACGGCTCATTTGTAGCTCCTATTACAATTTATGAAAAGATCAATGGCAATTGGGCTGTAACATCGCTCAAACAAATAGATGAAGTAGCCAAAGCCAATGCTCAGACTCCTACCGAGATGACTTTAACGGATCAGTTCGGGTTTTCGACTTTCACAATCAATCTAAACGTTGATACCAATAACGAACCCACAAATTATCTGATCGGAGGCACTGCACCCAAATTCTTCCCTACCGAAGGATATTGGTCATTGGAATATCCCTTTCAAAATACGGATGGATCGGCAAGTATAATAAACCTATATTCGGATGCTGCCAAAACAATTCAGGTTGCCCAGTTAAGTGTAACCTCAATGCCGAGCACCAATAAAGTTCTTGAACTTAAGTTTTCACGCAAAGCCAAGGGGGTAACTTTCGTCTCTTATGTATATCAATTATCACCTGCTCAACAATAA
- a CDS encoding TonB-dependent receptor has translation MKLYYKKYKLHFSPFLFLLALFIMSQQAFAQDISVTGTVTDTNKEPLTGVSIKVAGTSLGTVSDLDGHFTLSCPAGSTLDVSYIGFMNQKLPAQKNMTIVLSEDAVALQEAVVVSIGYGTMRKSDLTGAIASVSQNDLRQGVITSAEQLLQGKVAGLSVSQGSGDPAVGATMRLRGGTSLSAANAPLVVIDGIPGVDMNTVQPSEILSIDVLKDASAAAIYGSRGANGVVIVTTSRAASGVEKHTIEYNGFVAVGTVAKNMDLLSANQWRGYVRDNNVTSAIDYGANTDWQKELQRTAISQSHNLFFTNVNKNSGFSASMLYLDSEGIIDNSGLERLAGSLAAHQYGFDKHLKLEMGMTGSVDKWNPIDTRIFERAANLNPTVPVKDQNGNYTSIGGTNTENPVELNNNRFADDSRYRFLGYGKIEVELMKGLKATANGSYEYNSAQRRFYLPTYAMMEGQAEKGRGERTLADYRNMQLETFVNYDTHINTNHDLNFLAGYSYLNNMYEGFGATRRGFDTDAFLYNNLAAGGDYRAGDVYSYKGESSLVSFYGRANYNYMGRYMATATLRNDGSSRFGKNHKWGLFPSMSLAWRVSDEAFMQGATGWLDNLKLRLGYGVTGNQDGIGEYKSLSLLGADGASYYDATTGTWKKSYAPVQNVNPDLKWESTTQYNIGVDFGLFRRINATVEVYYKQTNDLLWTYPVPQPPNLVGTMLANVGTLSNKGVELSLNGNIMQGKDFSWDANFNISYNKQNIDKLSNESFQESGLKSGSLHGLRGLSGVYSQIIKEGLPAGAFYGPRCLGLDEEGKYVLNTDADGKPIDEYLGSAQPKVNLGFAMSATYKDFDMSVATYGMFGQKVLNATYMSMYDPTRLPAQNVPDKFLTSGIKSDPVFSDYWVEDGSFFRLQTLTVGYTIKYLKKLGLNKVRVYATGENLFTITGYSGVDPEVNTSGLESPGIDRFNFYPRPRTFSFGLNVAF, from the coding sequence ATGAAACTTTATTATAAAAAATATAAACTTCACTTCAGCCCATTTCTATTCCTGTTGGCGCTTTTTATAATGTCACAGCAAGCATTTGCTCAGGATATTTCGGTTACGGGAACAGTTACCGATACCAATAAAGAACCGTTAACCGGTGTAAGCATTAAGGTAGCAGGCACTTCACTCGGCACAGTGAGTGATCTCGACGGACACTTTACACTATCATGCCCCGCAGGCAGCACGCTTGATGTATCATACATCGGGTTTATGAACCAAAAATTACCTGCTCAAAAGAATATGACCATCGTATTATCCGAAGATGCTGTTGCCCTTCAAGAAGCAGTAGTAGTAAGCATCGGGTACGGAACTATGCGAAAATCGGACTTAACGGGAGCCATTGCCTCAGTTAGTCAAAATGATCTCAGACAAGGGGTAATTACCTCAGCCGAACAACTTTTGCAAGGTAAAGTTGCCGGATTGTCTGTGTCTCAAGGTTCGGGCGACCCTGCCGTAGGAGCTACTATGCGATTAAGGGGGGGAACATCACTTTCGGCCGCCAATGCTCCCCTGGTTGTTATCGACGGTATACCGGGAGTGGACATGAACACTGTTCAACCTTCGGAAATTCTATCTATAGATGTATTGAAAGATGCTTCAGCAGCAGCCATATACGGTTCACGCGGTGCTAATGGTGTTGTTATTGTAACAACCTCACGTGCAGCAAGCGGAGTCGAAAAACACACTATTGAGTACAACGGTTTTGTGGCAGTAGGAACTGTTGCCAAAAACATGGATCTTCTGTCGGCAAACCAATGGAGGGGATATGTAAGAGACAACAACGTAACGAGTGCAATAGATTATGGCGCTAATACCGATTGGCAGAAAGAGCTGCAACGCACAGCTATTTCTCAGTCACATAACCTGTTCTTTACCAACGTAAATAAAAACAGCGGATTCAGTGCCTCTATGTTATATCTGGATAGTGAAGGCATAATTGATAACAGCGGTCTCGAACGATTGGCAGGGAGTCTTGCAGCCCATCAATATGGATTCGACAAACACCTTAAACTCGAAATGGGTATGACAGGTAGTGTCGATAAATGGAATCCTATCGATACACGTATTTTCGAACGTGCAGCCAACTTAAATCCGACCGTACCTGTTAAAGATCAGAACGGAAACTACACTTCTATCGGTGGAACTAATACCGAAAATCCTGTTGAATTGAATAACAATCGTTTTGCAGATGATTCACGTTACCGCTTTCTGGGATACGGAAAAATCGAGGTTGAATTGATGAAAGGACTAAAAGCGACTGCTAACGGATCTTATGAATACAATTCGGCTCAACGCAGATTTTACCTGCCTACTTACGCAATGATGGAAGGTCAGGCTGAAAAAGGTCGTGGAGAAAGAACTCTTGCCGATTACAGAAATATGCAGTTGGAGACGTTTGTAAATTACGATACACATATCAATACGAATCACGATCTGAACTTCTTGGCAGGATATTCATATTTGAATAATATGTACGAAGGATTCGGTGCTACCCGAAGAGGTTTTGATACCGATGCGTTTCTTTACAACAATCTGGCCGCCGGTGGAGATTACCGTGCAGGTGACGTATATTCTTACAAAGGCGAATCGAGCTTAGTATCATTCTACGGGCGTGCCAATTATAACTATATGGGCAGATACATGGCAACCGCTACTTTGCGTAACGATGGATCTTCACGTTTCGGTAAGAATCACAAATGGGGACTATTCCCATCCATGTCATTGGCTTGGAGGGTTTCAGACGAAGCGTTTATGCAAGGAGCAACAGGCTGGTTGGATAATCTTAAGCTACGTTTAGGATACGGTGTTACAGGTAATCAGGACGGTATCGGCGAATACAAATCGTTGTCTCTTCTGGGTGCTGACGGAGCTTCGTATTATGATGCAACAACCGGAACATGGAAAAAATCGTATGCTCCTGTTCAGAATGTAAACCCCGATTTGAAATGGGAATCTACCACTCAATACAATATTGGTGTTGATTTCGGTTTATTCAGAAGAATAAATGCTACTGTTGAAGTATATTATAAACAAACCAATGATCTTCTTTGGACATATCCAGTGCCTCAGCCACCTAATTTAGTGGGTACTATGTTGGCAAACGTAGGAACTCTTTCCAACAAAGGGGTTGAGCTATCATTAAACGGTAATATCATGCAGGGTAAAGATTTTAGTTGGGATGCTAATTTCAATATATCCTACAACAAACAAAATATTGATAAACTGTCGAACGAGTCCTTCCAAGAGTCGGGTCTAAAATCAGGATCACTACACGGACTTAGAGGTCTATCGGGAGTGTACTCGCAAATAATAAAAGAAGGTCTTCCCGCAGGTGCTTTCTATGGTCCAAGATGTTTAGGATTAGATGAAGAGGGTAAATACGTGCTGAATACTGATGCAGACGGAAAACCTATAGACGAATATCTGGGTAGTGCTCAACCTAAAGTGAATCTTGGTTTTGCAATGAGTGCAACTTACAAAGACTTCGATATGAGTGTTGCCACATACGGAATGTTCGGTCAGAAAGTACTTAATGCTACTTACATGAGTATGTATGACCCGACTCGTTTGCCTGCTCAGAATGTACCTGATAAATTTTTAACCAGTGGAATTAAATCAGATCCTGTATTTTCCGATTATTGGGTTGAAGACGGTTCTTTCTTCCGCTTGCAAACACTGACTGTGGGTTATACTATAAAATATTTAAAAAAACTGGGACTTAACAAAGTAAGAGTGTATGCAACAGGCGAAAACTTATTCACAATAACAGGTTATAGTGGTGTAGACCCTGAGGTGAATACAAGCGGACTTGAGTCTCCGGGTATCGACCGCTTCAACTTCTACCCTCGCCCACGCACTTTCTCTTTTGGTTTAAACGTCGCTTTTTAA